The following proteins are co-located in the Desulfoscipio sp. XC116 genome:
- the mch gene encoding methenyltetrahydromethanopterin cyclohydrolase, whose amino-acid sequence MPIQLADVGQLSPNRQAFPFVRQLLEHSKQLKVGIQKIGQSTVIDCGVDVPGSWQAGVLFAKICLGGLAEVTLNWSDFDGLRWPTVEVVTDHPVRACMASQYAGWFIKKNKYSAMGSGPARAVVQAEELFEKLGYKDSGDLAILCLEGSKLPTEEAVSWIVEKCRCPAENIYILIAPTASTVGSVQIAARSVETGLHKLMELGYDIGLIESGWGMAPVPPVAENDLKALGRTNDAILYGTTVYYTLDDEDERIESLIGEVPSSSSRDYGVLFQELFERYGNFYDIDPLLFSPAQVWLSNKRSGRSFQAGEIRLDLLRQSFKLKG is encoded by the coding sequence ATGCCAATCCAATTAGCAGATGTTGGGCAGTTAAGTCCCAATCGTCAGGCTTTTCCATTCGTCAGGCAACTGCTGGAGCATTCGAAACAATTGAAGGTAGGGATTCAAAAAATCGGTCAGTCTACAGTGATCGACTGCGGGGTCGATGTACCGGGAAGCTGGCAGGCGGGTGTTCTGTTTGCTAAAATTTGTCTGGGCGGTTTGGCGGAAGTGACGCTGAATTGGTCTGATTTCGATGGATTGCGCTGGCCGACAGTTGAGGTGGTCACCGACCACCCGGTTCGGGCTTGTATGGCATCCCAGTATGCGGGGTGGTTTATCAAAAAAAACAAGTATTCGGCCATGGGCTCAGGACCGGCTCGTGCTGTCGTCCAGGCAGAAGAACTATTTGAAAAACTGGGGTATAAGGATTCGGGAGATTTGGCAATTCTCTGCCTGGAAGGGAGCAAGCTTCCGACGGAAGAAGCCGTGAGCTGGATCGTGGAAAAGTGTCGATGTCCTGCTGAAAATATCTATATTCTTATCGCCCCCACGGCATCTACCGTAGGTTCGGTACAGATTGCGGCGCGCTCTGTGGAGACCGGACTGCATAAGCTGATGGAGCTGGGCTATGACATAGGGCTGATTGAGAGCGGTTGGGGCATGGCGCCTGTCCCACCGGTGGCTGAAAATGATCTCAAGGCTTTGGGGCGAACCAATGACGCCATTCTTTATGGGACGACGGTTTATTATACGTTGGATGACGAAGATGAGCGAATTGAGTCCCTAATCGGTGAGGTTCCTTCCTCCAGTTCCCGTGACTATGGAGTGCTCTTTCAGGAATTATTCGAGCGTTACGGTAATTTCTATGATATTGACCCTTTGCTGTTCAGTCCGGCGCAAGTTTGGCTGAGCAATAAGCGCAGCGGGCGTTCTTTTCAGGCTGGGGAGATCCGCCTTGATCTCCTGCGCCAATCCTTTAAGCTTAAAGGATGA
- the fhcD gene encoding formylmethanofuran--tetrahydromethanopterin N-formyltransferase, whose amino-acid sequence MHLNGVEIEDTFAEAFTMRAARLTVTAINEQWARHAASAATGFATSVIGCGVEAGIEGTSALTPDGRAGVDCLFFASSKDELEANLIKRVGQAIMTSPTSACYDGGLTELPANFDGFSKFNIGGKLRFFGDGYQASKIIGNKRYWRIPVMEGEFLIEEEFTMAKAVGGGNFLILADSIESALKASEVAVRKMQEIRGIILPFPGGVVRSGSQVGSKYKFLSASTNTAYCPTIRGRVEASALQDGINAVLEIVIDGLTDRLVGQAMADGIREAVQVPGVRRISAGNYGGRLGKYHFHLQQLLSLSGGEQG is encoded by the coding sequence ATGCATTTAAACGGAGTAGAAATTGAAGATACGTTTGCCGAAGCCTTTACCATGCGGGCTGCTCGGCTGACAGTTACGGCCATCAATGAGCAATGGGCGCGGCATGCTGCCTCGGCCGCGACCGGTTTTGCAACCTCGGTAATCGGCTGCGGGGTGGAAGCAGGTATTGAAGGAACTTCCGCACTTACTCCTGATGGCAGAGCAGGGGTAGATTGTCTTTTCTTTGCCTCTTCCAAGGACGAATTGGAAGCGAATCTGATCAAACGCGTGGGGCAGGCCATCATGACCTCCCCTACCTCTGCTTGTTATGATGGAGGATTAACGGAACTTCCGGCCAATTTTGATGGATTCAGCAAATTTAATATAGGTGGCAAGCTGCGCTTCTTCGGGGACGGTTATCAAGCCAGCAAAATAATCGGAAACAAGCGATACTGGCGGATTCCGGTGATGGAAGGTGAGTTTCTGATTGAAGAAGAATTTACCATGGCTAAGGCGGTCGGGGGAGGCAATTTCTTGATTTTGGCGGACAGTATTGAGTCGGCCCTGAAGGCCTCTGAGGTTGCGGTCCGCAAGATGCAGGAAATCCGGGGAATAATTCTGCCTTTCCCCGGTGGCGTGGTGCGCAGCGGCAGTCAGGTCGGATCAAAATATAAGTTCCTGTCGGCTTCCACGAATACTGCTTACTGCCCCACTATTCGAGGCAGAGTGGAAGCAAGCGCACTTCAGGACGGTATCAATGCCGTCCTGGAAATTGTTATTGATGGGCTCACAGATCGCTTGGTCGGTCAGGCAATGGCCGACGGAATTCGAGAAGCTGTGCAGGTTCCCGGAGTCCGGCGCATCTCAGCCGGCAACTATGGCGGACGCTTAGGAAAGTACCACTTCCACTTGCAGCAGCTTTTAAGTCTGTCGGGGGGGGAGCAGGGATGA
- a CDS encoding DUF6513 domain-containing protein yields the protein MEKYVFVTGQIAHKALLQVSGKINSIQPEIKCLRCTVAALMSTKFIARELAREGGFSGQEIIVIPGLCQGSLQPIREATGRKVLRGPKDLIDLPAFFQKGQSNASENAIADTVSPIRILAEIVNAPRMTEKEILEKAIYYRNSGADFIDLGGDVDQPFPRLQRVIHMLKSEGFKVSVDSHQKEDILAASQAGADLILSLTSENLELAKVLNCPAVIIPDDGENLDSLYGSMQKLDQWKIPYLVDPILPPLTMGLAEGIGRYLKVRKEFPDCEMLMGLGNVTELTDADSTGLNALLIGIAGELRVHHILTTEVSHRARGAVREISLARRLIHQALSERRVPKYMDESLLTIKDPGGNSFNKAQLWEMHQVIRDRNYRIFVDDQIYVFNAHCFIQGSTAQEVFAKLDIRDSSHAFYLGKELGKAELALQLGKKYTQDNPLNWGYLNAESSRNIQNDENNKSNREKRVSL from the coding sequence ATGGAAAAATATGTGTTCGTTACGGGGCAAATTGCTCATAAAGCTCTTCTCCAGGTAAGCGGGAAAATAAATTCGATTCAACCGGAAATCAAGTGCCTGCGCTGCACAGTGGCGGCACTTATGTCCACAAAGTTTATCGCCAGGGAACTGGCCCGCGAAGGAGGATTTAGCGGACAGGAAATTATCGTTATTCCGGGTCTGTGCCAGGGATCGCTGCAGCCGATTCGGGAAGCCACAGGCCGTAAAGTGCTCAGGGGTCCCAAGGATTTGATTGATTTGCCCGCCTTTTTTCAAAAAGGGCAGAGCAATGCTTCCGAAAACGCGATTGCTGATACTGTTTCGCCGATCCGGATCTTGGCGGAGATCGTCAATGCACCGCGGATGACGGAAAAGGAGATTCTGGAAAAAGCGATTTACTATCGGAACAGCGGTGCGGATTTCATTGACCTCGGAGGGGATGTAGACCAGCCATTCCCACGCTTGCAGCGAGTTATTCATATGCTGAAAAGCGAAGGCTTTAAGGTAAGTGTCGACAGCCATCAAAAGGAAGATATTTTGGCCGCTAGTCAGGCCGGAGCCGACTTGATTTTAAGCCTTACTTCAGAAAATCTGGAACTGGCCAAGGTTTTGAATTGTCCGGCCGTCATCATACCGGATGATGGGGAAAACCTGGATTCTCTGTATGGAAGCATGCAGAAATTGGACCAATGGAAGATTCCCTATCTTGTCGATCCTATCCTTCCCCCTTTGACCATGGGGTTGGCTGAAGGGATCGGGCGTTATCTCAAGGTGCGCAAAGAATTTCCTGATTGTGAGATGCTGATGGGATTGGGAAATGTGACCGAGCTTACGGATGCGGACAGCACGGGCCTCAATGCCCTTCTGATTGGTATTGCCGGTGAACTGAGAGTTCACCATATCCTGACCACGGAAGTCAGCCACAGAGCACGGGGAGCCGTACGGGAAATCAGCTTGGCGCGCCGCTTGATTCATCAGGCTCTCAGCGAGCGGAGAGTGCCGAAATACATGGATGAAAGCTTGCTGACCATCAAAGACCCGGGCGGGAACTCCTTTAATAAAGCCCAGCTTTGGGAAATGCATCAGGTGATCCGGGACAGAAATTACCGTATTTTTGTGGATGATCAGATCTATGTGTTTAATGCTCATTGCTTTATTCAGGGGAGCACGGCTCAGGAGGTGTTTGCCAAGCTGGACATTCGCGATTCAAGCCATGCGTTTTACCTGGGAAAAGAGCTGGGCAAAGCGGAACTCGCTTTGCAGTTAGGCAAAAAGTATACACAGGATAATCCGCTGAACTGGGGTTATCTAAATGCGGAGAGCAGCAGGAATATTCAAAATGACGAAAATAACAAGAGCAATAGGGAAAAGAGGGTCTCCTTATGA
- a CDS encoding NAD(P)-dependent methylenetetrahydromethanopterin dehydrogenase, giving the protein MKKILLHLEADSQASVFDQITAYDAGADQVLAYGGVRLEEVTNLVYGAMFTRGGEGLRNTAIFIGGTHVPTAEALLKKVRETFFGDVRVSVMFDANGSNTTAAALVHKIAYGRNLKGKKALILAGTGPVGIRAAILLAKEGCEVYLSSRQLERAREVGKHILKNNGVEIIPLEIGEAKDVSAVLKRGINIVACCGAPAVQMLDLASWSTATGLEIIADINAVNPLGAEGIKVTDDGREREGKIIYGAIAIGNLKMKVHRAAVRTLFESNRHVLDFDSIYEIAKKMEA; this is encoded by the coding sequence ATGAAAAAGATTTTGCTTCACTTGGAAGCGGATTCCCAAGCCAGTGTTTTCGACCAAATCACCGCTTATGACGCCGGGGCCGATCAGGTGCTGGCATACGGGGGAGTGCGCTTGGAGGAAGTGACCAATCTTGTCTATGGCGCCATGTTTACCAGGGGGGGAGAAGGATTACGCAATACGGCCATCTTCATCGGCGGTACCCATGTTCCGACTGCCGAGGCACTTCTGAAAAAAGTACGGGAAACTTTTTTTGGCGATGTCCGGGTTTCCGTGATGTTCGATGCCAACGGATCCAACACAACGGCAGCAGCCCTGGTTCATAAAATTGCTTATGGCCGGAACCTTAAGGGGAAAAAGGCTCTGATTCTTGCCGGTACCGGCCCGGTTGGCATCCGGGCCGCAATCCTTCTGGCCAAGGAAGGCTGTGAGGTTTATCTTTCTTCCCGGCAATTGGAGCGGGCCCGGGAAGTCGGAAAACATATTCTGAAGAACAACGGGGTGGAGATTATCCCGCTTGAGATCGGGGAAGCGAAAGATGTTTCAGCGGTACTGAAGCGGGGAATTAACATTGTGGCTTGTTGTGGGGCCCCCGCTGTGCAAATGTTGGATTTAGCGAGCTGGTCCACCGCAACCGGCCTGGAAATCATTGCGGATATCAACGCCGTCAATCCGCTGGGAGCGGAAGGGATTAAGGTGACGGACGATGGCAGGGAAAGGGAAGGGAAGATTATCTACGGCGCTATTGCTATCGGCAATCTAAAGATGAAGGTGCATCGAGCCGCCGTTCGGACTTTATTTGAAAGTAACCGGCATGTCCTGGATTTCGACTCGATATATGAGATCGCCAAGAAGATGGAGGCTTAA
- a CDS encoding formylmethanofuran dehydrogenase subunit A produces the protein MLKIVNGRIYDPINGVKGEVRDIYVENGKITEYLPDKEISQIIDASGCAVMPGGIEIHSHIAGAKVNSARIMCPEDHYDHFKLSTVGTRSGTGYTVPSTFLTGYAYSALGYTTAFEAAVPALEARHAHEELEDIPMLDSGIYTLMANDHLIMKVLSRKDKCGSKEQLRDLVSWFLTSSKGYAVKAVNPGGVESWKWSRGAVDLDTPVPPFGITPRKLLLSLVEAIRELKLPHGLHLHANHLGEAGNFKTTLETMRTLEGYPVHFTHLQFHSYGITGKGAMQSAAREIAEYLNAHPEFTCDVGQIVFGPVTTMTADSPMQFRLHEMTGNKWSNADIEMETGSGIVPMLYKPTVLFNAIQWCIGLELLLLIKNPWQIILTTDHPNAGPFTSYPHIIRLLMDADFRNSVLERLHPKTGAFTYLKELKREYSLEEICIVTRSAPAKALGLSQKGHLGSGTQADVAIYRLQDDKEKMFAKPAYVFKNGKVVVRDGEVLQSISGKRLIVEPDGARKLSPDLARDFANYYSIALSNFAVQDEYLAQPEVIPCI, from the coding sequence ATGTTGAAAATTGTGAACGGTCGGATTTATGATCCTATTAATGGGGTAAAAGGAGAAGTCCGGGATATCTATGTCGAGAACGGCAAAATCACAGAATACTTGCCTGACAAGGAGATTAGTCAGATCATTGATGCCTCAGGCTGTGCGGTTATGCCGGGGGGAATTGAGATCCACAGCCATATTGCCGGAGCTAAGGTTAACAGTGCCCGTATCATGTGTCCGGAAGATCATTACGATCATTTCAAATTAAGCACTGTCGGGACACGTTCCGGGACAGGCTATACCGTTCCCAGCACCTTTCTGACAGGGTACGCTTATTCCGCGCTTGGCTATACCACAGCTTTTGAAGCTGCGGTCCCGGCCCTCGAGGCTCGGCATGCTCATGAAGAGTTGGAAGATATCCCAATGCTGGATTCGGGGATCTATACTCTGATGGCCAATGACCATTTGATTATGAAGGTCTTAAGCCGGAAGGACAAGTGCGGAAGCAAAGAGCAGTTGCGGGATCTGGTAAGCTGGTTTTTAACCAGCAGCAAAGGATATGCGGTCAAAGCGGTCAATCCCGGGGGAGTGGAAAGCTGGAAATGGAGCCGGGGAGCTGTGGACTTGGATACGCCTGTACCTCCATTTGGCATCACGCCCAGAAAGCTGCTTCTTAGCTTGGTGGAGGCAATCCGGGAATTGAAACTTCCGCATGGTCTTCATCTTCATGCCAATCATCTGGGCGAAGCAGGGAACTTTAAGACAACTTTGGAAACGATGCGTACCCTTGAAGGGTACCCTGTGCATTTTACGCACCTCCAATTTCATTCCTATGGTATAACCGGCAAAGGAGCAATGCAATCGGCGGCTAGGGAGATTGCCGAATACTTGAATGCGCATCCTGAGTTCACCTGTGATGTAGGACAGATTGTTTTTGGGCCGGTGACCACCATGACTGCGGATTCTCCCATGCAATTCCGACTGCATGAGATGACCGGGAACAAGTGGAGCAATGCCGATATCGAGATGGAAACCGGATCGGGAATTGTTCCTATGCTCTATAAGCCAACGGTGCTTTTTAATGCGATTCAGTGGTGTATTGGTCTGGAATTGCTTCTGCTCATTAAAAACCCTTGGCAGATTATCTTGACGACCGACCATCCCAATGCCGGGCCGTTTACCTCTTATCCCCACATTATTCGGCTGCTGATGGATGCGGATTTTCGGAATTCCGTCCTGGAGCGGCTTCATCCCAAGACGGGTGCTTTTACCTATCTTAAGGAATTAAAGAGAGAGTATTCTTTGGAGGAAATCTGCATTGTGACCCGTTCCGCCCCGGCCAAGGCTTTAGGTTTGTCTCAAAAAGGGCATTTGGGCAGCGGAACGCAGGCTGATGTGGCAATTTATCGGCTGCAGGATGATAAAGAGAAAATGTTTGCCAAACCGGCTTACGTTTTTAAGAATGGTAAGGTTGTCGTTCGGGACGGAGAAGTGCTCCAAAGCATCAGTGGAAAAAGGCTGATTGTCGAACCGGACGGTGCGAGAAAGCTGTCTCCCGATTTGGCCCGGGATTTTGCCAATTACTATTCTATTGCTTTAAGTAATTTTGCAGTTCAGGATGAGTATCTGGCACAGCCGGAGGTGATACCATGCATTTAA
- a CDS encoding flavoprotein: protein MTDQNLHPKVAWGITGAGHYLSDCIELLTGLKSADIFLSDAGKEVLNYYGWYERLISSGHSLIRKTGASCLPVTRLYTGKYDLVIIAPVTSNTIAKMACGIADNLITNLFAHAGKCRIPTILLPCDSMAEMKSLTPQGKQVLIHTREIDRENIVRLSNWRMVTLVDDPQQLKNLITRYDAERQG, encoded by the coding sequence ATGACAGATCAGAACCTACACCCTAAAGTTGCTTGGGGAATTACAGGAGCGGGACATTACCTGTCGGATTGTATTGAATTGCTGACTGGGCTGAAGTCGGCCGATATCTTTCTTTCGGATGCCGGGAAAGAAGTGTTGAATTACTACGGCTGGTATGAACGATTAATAAGTTCCGGTCATTCTTTGATTCGGAAAACTGGAGCCAGTTGTTTACCCGTTACCCGACTGTACACGGGAAAATACGATCTGGTCATTATTGCCCCGGTTACTTCTAATACGATCGCCAAAATGGCCTGCGGTATAGCGGATAATCTTATCACTAACCTATTTGCGCATGCCGGCAAATGTCGGATTCCGACGATCCTTTTACCTTGTGATTCCATGGCTGAAATGAAGTCCCTGACGCCGCAAGGCAAACAGGTTTTGATCCATACCAGAGAAATAGACCGGGAAAACATTGTCCGGCTGTCTAATTGGCGTATGGTCACTCTGGTAGATGATCCTCAGCAGCTGAAGAATCTGATCACACGGTATGATGCGGAAAGACAGGGGTGA
- a CDS encoding DUF447 domain-containing protein, which produces MIIETILSSLNEDGEVNFAPIGVHVSDHTEWLSEVEEIEIFLYSGSKTFSNLRARPEGVINLTDDLLSFVDTALYSGILPTHPSDQVRPPRMAGAKLIWEFAVTSFDDSREPAKVTGKILLFRELSSFTGLCRAHGAILEAAITATRLTWIPASKVTDSWPLWQQVVEKTGGGKEKEAFAKITDYFCQQGIKVRGHTSFLRSGDTPPHWE; this is translated from the coding sequence ATGATCATCGAAACGATCTTGTCTTCGCTCAACGAGGACGGCGAGGTGAATTTTGCACCAATCGGGGTTCATGTTTCCGATCATACCGAGTGGCTTTCAGAAGTGGAAGAAATAGAGATCTTCCTTTATTCCGGCTCAAAGACCTTCTCCAATCTCCGGGCCAGACCGGAGGGAGTGATCAATTTGACCGATGACCTATTGAGCTTTGTCGATACGGCGCTTTACTCCGGGATTCTGCCGACACATCCCTCCGATCAGGTTCGACCGCCCCGCATGGCTGGAGCGAAGCTCATTTGGGAATTCGCGGTGACCTCTTTTGACGATTCCAGAGAGCCTGCCAAAGTGACCGGAAAGATCTTGCTTTTTAGAGAACTGAGCAGTTTTACCGGGCTTTGCCGGGCTCACGGGGCTATTCTCGAGGCGGCGATCACCGCCACTCGTCTGACCTGGATTCCAGCGAGCAAAGTAACTGATTCCTGGCCACTTTGGCAGCAAGTCGTGGAAAAGACCGGGGGCGGAAAAGAAAAAGAAGCCTTTGCGAAAATCACCGATTATTTTTGCCAACAGGGTATTAAGGTCAGGGGACACACCTCCTTTCTAAGGTCAGGGGATACACCTCCTCATTGGGAATAA
- a CDS encoding formylmethanofuran dehydrogenase subunit C yields MSSRITLRLKEESSLPVEAESINPENLCGKTLEEIRRLPLWSGNRSYRLENFFEVESSESVREAGALQREDKPLKVILRGDLSRFKRLGQGMSAGEMEIQGSVGFHAGAEMRGGILRIKGDAGDWLGAHMEGGQILVEGSAGHFTGAAYRGKTQGMRGGSILIRGNAGQMAGSRMRRGLLAIGGDCGDAPGFKMQAGTLLVAGNSGTLAGSNMLRGTIIFLRPVRLLPTFYYNCCYRPIFWGLLVQELRNNGFDLSESANEAFFRRFSGDANEGGKGEILLCQSN; encoded by the coding sequence ATGAGTAGCCGGATCACATTGAGACTAAAAGAAGAGTCTTCACTCCCGGTGGAGGCGGAAAGCATCAACCCGGAGAATCTATGTGGAAAAACTTTGGAGGAAATCCGGCGGCTGCCGCTTTGGAGCGGTAACCGCAGCTATCGGCTTGAGAATTTTTTTGAAGTAGAGAGCAGCGAGTCGGTAAGAGAAGCGGGCGCTTTGCAACGGGAGGATAAGCCTCTAAAGGTCATTCTGCGGGGTGATTTGTCACGCTTTAAACGGTTAGGGCAGGGCATGAGCGCAGGAGAGATGGAGATCCAGGGTTCCGTGGGGTTCCATGCCGGGGCGGAAATGCGCGGAGGTATTCTCCGTATAAAAGGTGATGCAGGGGATTGGCTTGGTGCGCATATGGAGGGCGGCCAGATTCTGGTGGAAGGCTCGGCCGGGCATTTCACGGGTGCCGCTTATCGGGGAAAAACCCAGGGAATGAGGGGCGGAAGTATCCTGATTCGGGGAAATGCCGGGCAGATGGCCGGTTCCAGGATGAGACGGGGACTGCTGGCCATCGGCGGAGACTGTGGAGATGCACCGGGCTTTAAGATGCAGGCCGGAACGCTACTCGTTGCCGGCAATTCCGGCACTCTGGCAGGGAGCAATATGCTCAGAGGAACTATTATCTTTCTGCGGCCCGTCAGGCTGTTGCCGACTTTCTATTATAATTGCTGCTATCGCCCCATCTTCTGGGGGTTATTGGTTCAGGAACTGCGTAACAACGGCTTTGATCTATCTGAGTCGGCAAACGAGGCATTTTTCCGGCGTTTCAGCGGGGATGCCAATGAGGGCGGTAAGGGGGAAATTCTTTTATGCCAATCCAATTAG
- a CDS encoding ATP-grasp domain-containing protein, translating to MVGASVRALMESAAESGKAVIGLDFFGDVDANWQGKAMSLTGDYGLQPTVLNLLETARSISCEALVYASGPENTPEGLAYWENPGRLRGNSVSALMRVRNPWELRTSLGKIGARMPPFFSLEEWTWLPGKKIWLLKPLNRGGGYGIQVLPQNKEAAEVLLSGLKQPAHFRIEEYKTGIPGSITFLANGYRAVVLDSSRQLSGEGSCHRTFRYQGNIVPLDLSGIIPLDYFEDQIAQAVQQLTESFALRGVNTLDFIVSEEGIWFLELNPRWSASVELIEKSRGRRFFAWHLAACEGADLTAFRESLELKTLGLKRSARPQIFWGKRIVYARTPGIIGRYDDKSLRFLYRQGVRDIPREGTRLEKGQPICTVLAEGSSDQECDLKLRAKAIWIGQYFG from the coding sequence GTGGTTGGGGCAAGCGTAAGAGCACTAATGGAATCCGCGGCGGAATCAGGAAAAGCTGTGATCGGGCTCGACTTTTTTGGAGATGTGGATGCCAATTGGCAAGGAAAAGCGATGAGCCTGACCGGTGACTATGGTTTGCAGCCAACTGTGCTCAACTTGCTGGAAACTGCCAGAAGTATTTCATGTGAGGCATTGGTCTACGCTTCGGGTCCGGAGAACACCCCGGAGGGACTGGCGTATTGGGAGAACCCGGGGCGACTTCGGGGCAACAGTGTATCGGCGCTGATGAGGGTGCGCAATCCCTGGGAACTCAGAACAAGTCTGGGGAAGATCGGAGCACGGATGCCACCGTTCTTTTCCCTTGAAGAGTGGACTTGGCTTCCGGGCAAAAAGATCTGGCTGTTAAAGCCGTTGAATAGAGGCGGTGGGTATGGAATTCAGGTGTTGCCCCAAAATAAGGAAGCGGCTGAAGTGCTGCTTTCCGGCTTGAAGCAACCGGCCCATTTCAGGATCGAAGAATATAAAACCGGAATTCCGGGGTCAATTACGTTCCTGGCCAACGGCTATAGGGCAGTGGTCTTGGACAGCAGCCGCCAGCTTTCCGGGGAAGGAAGCTGTCACAGGACATTTCGTTATCAAGGCAATATCGTTCCATTGGATCTTTCAGGAATTATCCCTTTAGATTATTTTGAGGATCAAATTGCGCAGGCAGTCCAACAGCTTACGGAAAGCTTTGCCTTGAGAGGAGTCAATACCCTGGATTTTATCGTCAGCGAGGAGGGAATCTGGTTTTTGGAACTGAATCCCCGCTGGTCCGCCTCTGTGGAACTGATTGAGAAGTCTCGGGGCCGGCGTTTTTTCGCCTGGCATCTGGCTGCTTGTGAAGGAGCGGATTTAACAGCGTTCAGGGAATCCCTGGAATTAAAGACGTTGGGATTAAAGCGTTCCGCCCGGCCCCAAATTTTTTGGGGCAAACGCATTGTTTATGCTCGGACTCCCGGTATTATCGGCAGATACGACGATAAATCGCTGCGCTTTTTATACCGGCAGGGGGTGCGTGACATTCCCCGGGAAGGGACAAGGCTTGAGAAGGGACAACCTATTTGTACGGTGCTGGCGGAAGGCAGCTCCGACCAGGAGTGTGATCTGAAATTGCGGGCCAAGGCCATATGGATTGGGCAATATTTTGGATAG